DNA from Brassica napus cultivar Da-Ae unplaced genomic scaffold, Da-Ae ScsIHWf_2778;HRSCAF=3551, whole genome shotgun sequence:
TCCAGGAGAAAACTTCAAGTAGCGATCCATGTGATGGAGATTCTTCATTAAAGAAGACTAAAAGGGTTACGATCAAATGGACGTCAGCCCTTGAAAATGAATTTTTCATGGCCATTGAACACATTGGCCTTCATAGTAAGTACTTAAAGTTTTAAGCTTATATTTACACGTTAGATTTGTTTTCATTATTAGTTGTGTTCACTGAATCTACTATCGTATGgaaataataatagttttatgTATTGATAAACTACATTTCAGATAGTGAATAATGACCacaaattttcttcttttttttgaatgaaaatgaCCACAAATTTTCACTTACacagttatatttttaatttattttattagtttataaagataataataataagattgTTGCCCGTAaagttaaaatgaaatttatatcGTTATACTCAACTGTAAACAAAACTCTCGTTTTCTAATTGCATTTTCAAAGTATCTGGAGGTTTATGTACTAATGTTCTGTCTTTTGCTTCGTGTTTGATATAATTTTGAAGAGGCCACGCCTAAGaggattttaaaattcatggacCAGAAATCCCTGACGAGAGCACACATAGCCAGCAAACTACAGGTTCGATCATCTATCAAACTGCTTTTAGAACCATATGCCATTTAATCGTAGTTCACAGCACAACAAATCAAAATGCTAATATTGCTGAATCAAATATCATACATAAAGAAGTAGATATAGCGGGGTTAACTTTGTTTAACGTATATTCAAGGTATAACAAACCCTAATATGCTTCATTTTTACTACTGTCCCCGACTCTGAATAGTATACACCATCACAATACATCAATAGTAGATTCAATGGACGCTGTCTGATGATATAACTAGATTTTTGTAATCAAATCCTAATTTTATAATACTGCAACTGTTGACACTACACAGAAGTACCGACGAAACTTGAAAAGAGATGAAGATCAAAGAATGAAGGACAGAATAGCTATGCACTCAACATTTTCATCAGCAGATGGCTACATCAACCCACAACACTCTTACAACTACAACACAAGGCTAGGCAACAACAATCTTTTCAATGTCCAACCTGGCTATGGTCTCGGTCAAACTAGCTTCATGGGGAACAACAATGCTGGTTTACATGACTCTCTCAACTGTATGAACCGTAGACCCACCTATGATTTGAGCCAAACCGGATCCAAGTTGCTTCCCATGAGAGGCAATCTTGGGTTTCAAAACGGTATGCTGCCTGTAAAAGAGGAATGGAGAAGCATTCCCGGAACATCTCAAGCTCCTAGGTTTGGACAATATGGTACAACAAGCAATGCTTTGGGTATGAACTATAATCCTACTACTGGTACTATGGGCAGTAATAATTACGTTGGGATCAGAGGAGATGAAAATGGAGATTTGGTTGGACTTGGTGGATTAAGAGTTAATGGTAATGGTAATGGCTCTTTCAGTGGAGCAAGGGTTCATGGTACTGGTAGTGGCTCTCTTCAAGGAATGAGCGTTTATGGTAATGGTCATGGGTCGTCTCTTGGTGGAAGAGGAGTTCATGGTACTGGTAATGGCTCTCTTGAACGAATGAGAGTTCCTGGTAATGGTCATGGTACTGGTAATGGCTCTCTAGGTGGAATAAGAGTTCATGGTACTGGTAATGGCTCTCTTGAAAGAATAAGAGTTCCTGGTAATGGTCATGTTACTGGTAATGGTCATGGTACTGGTAATGGCTCTCTTGGTGGAATAAGAATCCATGGTAATAATAATGGAATAAGAATTCATGATACTAGTAATGGCTATGGCTCTTTTGGTGGAGTAAAAGTTCATGGTACTGGTAATAGTAATTTCTCTCCTGATGGAATCATAGTTCATGGTAATAGTAACAGTAATGACTCTCTTGGTGGAATAAGAGTTCATGGTACTGACTCTGTTGGTGGGATAAGAGTTCATGGTACTGATGCTGGCTCTGTAGTTGGAGGAAATGTTCATGGTACTAGTAATGGTAATGGTTCTCTTGGTGTAAATTTTGGCATGAACTGTAACTTCAATAACAACAACATGAGTAACCATGGAAGTTCAACTCCAATGTTTCCTTCTGAATTGTCATCGTTCTTTGGTAATAAGGATCAGTCACAAAACAACTTGATTGCTCAAACTGGTGGTGTGATCCCTGCACTAGAGAAACCCAAAATGTTTAGTGATCACCATGACATCAACGAGGTTTTTTCTGATACAAATAACTCTCAGTTTCATCAGAATCAGGTAGAATGATTAATAACTGATGTCATTTTAGCTTTCCTTTTACTTATCTGAAGGTAatgttttgattcatatatATCTGTTCATGATTTTGAGCAGCATCAAGGTAACCTGGCTGGTGTAAATGTTGGCATGAACTGGAACTTCAATAACAACAACATGAGTAACCATGGAAGTTCAACTCCAACGGTTCCTTCTGCATTGTCATCGTTCTTTGGTAATAAGGATCAGTCACAAAACAACTTGATTTCTCAAACTGGTGGTGTGATCCCTGCACTAGAGAAACCCAAAATGTTTAGTGATCACCATGACATCAACGAGGTTTTTTCTGATACAAATAACTCTCAGTTTCATCAGAATCAGGTAGAATGATTAATAACTGATGTCATTTTAGCTTTCCTTTTACTTATCTGAAGGCAatgttttgattcatatatATCTGTTCATGATTTTGAGCAGCATCAAGGTAACCTGGCTGGTGTAAATGTTGGCATGAACTGGAACTTCAATAACAACGACATGAGTAACCATGGAAGTTCAACTCCAACGGTTCCTTCTGCATTGTCATCGTTCTTTGGTAATAAGGATCAGTCACAAAACAACTTGATTTCTCAAACTGGTGGTGTGATCCCTGCACTAGAGAAACCCAAAATGTTTAGTGATCACCATGACATCAACGAGGTTTTTTCTGATACAAATAACTCTCAGTTTCATCAGAATCAGGTAGAATGATTAATAACTGATGTCATTTTAGCTTTCCTTTTACTTATCTGAAGGCAatgttttgattcatatatatatgttcatgaTTTTGAGCAGCATCAAGGTAACCTGGCTGCTGTAAATGTTGGCATGAACTGGAACTCCAATAACAACAACATGAGTAACCATGGAAGTTCAACTCCAATGTTTCCTTCTGCATTGTCATCGTTCTTTGGTAATAAGGATCAGTCACAAAACAACTTGGTTTCTCAAACTGGTGGTGTGATCCCTGCACTAgagaaaccaaaaatatttagtgATCACCATGACATCAACGAGGTTTTTTCTGATACAAATAACTCTCAGTTTCATCAGAATCAGGTAGAATGATTAATAACTGATATGATTTTAGCTTTCCTTTTACTTATCTTAAGGCAatgttttgattcatatatatatgtgcatgaTTTTGAGCAGCATCAAGGTAACCTGACTGGTGTAAATGTTGAGGCGCCTACTGCTTATCCTCTTGAAGACATTAGCAGTTGGAGTTTCAATGACGTAAGTCATATTTATgttactcttttttttgtttatattttatttactttttatctttttcttattttttaccTTAACTTTATTTACCTTTCGGTTGTGTGTATGTGCATCTATATGATTGAACATGTACTAACCATATAGAACAATGAATTATTTGTTTTAAGGGTACCAATAATGAAGAGATGTTGGACACTCTCGTTGCTAATCTGGAGATGTATTTGCCTACTCAGGACATGAACATTACAAATCAGGTAAACCTGGTTTATATCACTACGAGATCCTTTGTGTATGTGTGTCTATTATGGATTGAACGTTTCTTAACAATATACACACAATGAATGATTTGATTGAAGGGTAATAATCATGAAGAAATGTTTAACTCTCTTGCTGCTAATCCGGAGATGCACTTTCCTACTCAGGACATGAACATTACAAATCAGGCAAGTCTTGTTTCTATTGCTGAAAGATTCTTTTTGACCTTAGATTGCTTTCATGTAAAAAGACGTGACAAATCATTGATATTTGAAAACTGATTGCATAGGAACATGGTAGTTTTGACCTAATTATTTTGATAGTCTTACTCGAACTTTACACTCTGCAAGAAAAACACGTTATATTTGTGAAAATATTGTGACGAAATGTATTTTTCCAGTTTTCCATTTATACACGtctttatctattatattatattaaatttacgaaatgttatatttgaattacaGTACACCCAACTTCttatatcaaatttatttacTGTTGTgtgtttgtatattttataggATTGTGACGATGAAGACTTCATGGACTATTTGATCGATCCTGACATGAATTGAAAAAGCTCTTTCAGTTTCGCTGACTTGAAAATTTACATTAAGCATTTATAAACAAGTTCGGCCTGGTGCTTTCAATGCTGGgactatttgattatttattttattcaaaactgggactatttggttatttattttatatgtttaattggTTGTATTGAAGAACTAtgaatatttcatatataactttcctataaaaatatttgtttttatgaaGCTTAGTGCTAAACAAGTCTtccatatttttttctcaacaaTATACATTATGCGTTTTGAACTCGGGCCGGGTAATGAAACATCTTTACATCAACGATGCTACCAGCTAAAAGCTAGACTACATATATGACCAAGTCTTAGAGTTATTTAGAGATAGACTTGGGTTATATATTAACTGAAATATGATTGATTACtagtaaataaaatttctgtTATATTGCAATGTATTATAGTTTATTATTACGACTGTTTGGAAGTTTATGGTTTGTTTCAACGGTTTGTCCCTATCTATTTAACATAGATTGTCTTGTCATGGACCGTTTCGCATTTGAACTGTCGCTGTTACAAGTTACAACACCACCACATTTACTACTTAGTGTGGCAACTCATAAACATATAGTTCAACACTTGCTTGAATTGTTTTGAGATTCTCAAAAAAAGTTATGAGTTGAGGAACTACATGAATATATCTATTGTAGATTTGTTatttaaagaagaaaattaGAACATTCTCACGCGACGCGATTAACTTAGGTCTCATTATTGGTTGAAGCTATCCTTAAGGCTATAAGCCTACGACACACGACACAATTAAACCTAAATGTTCAACCACAAAAACATGCACAATTAGAAAGAACAAAAACCCACATATAttacaaaatctgaaaatatataatatctaataTTATCGTGTAAGGCACagtatatgtatgtatacatataCTAATCAAATAATACCCATTTGAATTTTGGATGGAGCGGTTTAACCGTTTTAGCCTCGGCCGCATAGGTGGCATTGGAATCAAACGT
Protein-coding regions in this window:
- the LOC106431689 gene encoding uncharacterized protein DDB_G0283357-like, producing the protein MAIEHIGLHKATPKRILKFMDQKSLTRAHIASKLQKYRRNLKRDEDQRMKDRIAMHSTFSSADGYINPQHSYNYNTRLGNNNLFNVQPGYGLGQTSFMGNNNAGLHDSLNCMNRRPTYDLSQTGSKLLPMRGNLGFQNGMLPVKEEWRSIPGTSQAPRFGQYGTTSNALGMNYNPTTGTMGSNNYVGIRGDENGDLVGLGGLRVNGNGNGSFSGARVHGTGSGSLQGMSVYGNGHGSSLGGRGVHGTGNGSLERMRVPGNGHGTGNGSLGGIRVHGTGNGSLERIRVPGNGHVTGNGHGTGNGSLGGIRIHGNNNGIRIHDTSNGYGSFGGVKVHGTGNSNFSPDGIIVHGNSNSNDSLGGIRVHGTDSVGGIRVHGTDAGSVVGGNVHGTSNGNGSLGVNFGMNCNFNNNNMSNHGSSTPMFPSELSSFFGNKDQSQNNLIAQTGGVIPALEKPKMFSDHHDINEVFSDTNNSQFHQNQHQGNLAGVNVGMNWNFNNNNMSNHGSSTPTVPSALSSFFGNKDQSQNNLISQTGGVIPALEKPKMFSDHHDINEVFSDTNNSQFHQNQHQGNLAGVNVGMNWNFNNNDMSNHGSSTPTVPSALSSFFGNKDQSQNNLISQTGGVIPALEKPKMFSDHHDINEVFSDTNNSQFHQNQHQGNLAAVNVGMNWNSNNNNMSNHGSSTPMFPSALSSFFGNKDQSQNNLVSQTGGVIPALEKPKIFSDHHDINEVFSDTNNSQFHQNQHQGNLTGVNVEAPTAYPLEDISSWSFNDGTNNEEMLDTLVANLEMYLPTQDMNITNQGNNHEEMFNSLAANPEMHFPTQDMNITNQDCDDEDFMDYLIDPDMN